The Staphylothermus marinus F1 genome has a segment encoding these proteins:
- a CDS encoding Rossmann-like domain-containing protein yields the protein MSILGIDEAIRHYTLSLIRDYRINPYERVYCHPKTGYDLGLPSEEYVLIRGPEILLTCIYHGYIGQAFTVLPREYRGRIIDVLNMDLKEISNRGVFYAFLNALFRSLGLVDKTMHCRSYEPVKCGVKLASYILAKYGVGKRVLHIGYQPGHVEYLAYFLRDNLLVTDLRNDTVWRSRYGRLVYDGLFNENYIGASDIILVTASSIVNKSFWNIISRAYIMDKKIYLYGVSASAIAYFINKHTLFKINVFCPYAK from the coding sequence TTGAGTATTCTAGGAATAGATGAAGCAATCCGCCACTATACTTTATCACTTATAAGAGATTACAGGATAAACCCTTATGAAAGAGTTTATTGTCATCCAAAAACAGGATATGATCTTGGATTGCCTAGTGAAGAATACGTGTTAATTAGAGGACCCGAGATATTGTTAACTTGTATATATCATGGATATATTGGACAAGCATTCACTGTTTTGCCTCGTGAGTATCGTGGGAGAATAATTGATGTATTAAATATGGATTTAAAAGAAATAAGTAATCGTGGAGTGTTCTATGCATTTCTAAATGCTTTATTCCGTAGCCTTGGCTTAGTAGATAAAACTATGCATTGTAGATCATATGAACCGGTTAAATGTGGTGTGAAACTTGCAAGCTATATACTGGCTAAATACGGTGTTGGTAAGCGCGTTCTCCACATAGGTTATCAGCCTGGGCATGTAGAGTATTTAGCTTATTTTCTTAGAGATAATCTCCTAGTCACTGATCTTAGAAACGATACTGTTTGGAGAAGCCGATATGGTAGATTAGTATATGATGGATTATTTAATGAAAACTATATTGGAGCATCAGATATTATCTTGGTTACAGCTAGTAGTATTGTTAATAAAAGCTTCTGGAACATTATTAGTAGAGCATATATTATGGATAAGAAGATTTATTTATATGGGGTATCAGCTTCTGCTATTGCTTATTTCATAAACAAGCATACTCTATTTAAGATCAATGTTTTCTGCCCCTATGCTAAATAA
- a CDS encoding molybdopterin molybdotransferase MoeA, producing the protein MSKEYLFALKKIYHHMDLDKFYQLVREHVKQTRIIELDVRESLNHVLAENIYSPYDRPLFDLSHADGFAVKYDDIRNASEDNPVKLRIVRNINSRKANDYTLKNGEAIFVETGYPLPIGADTVIPIEDTIVENEYVYIRKPLPRFSHVFPRGSDYSRGEQVFSKGTRITPFILKTLLDLGVGEIRVYDKPRVALFSVGDELVDEPFDPINWRLPTSTRFLEKYAIEYYGGLIIREDKLPDDPKSIVEAVSSVVGEADIIVTIGGVSMGPRDHTWISLYEAFKPQHYWRGLKMHPARSTSGLFIDGKSIINQPGLHQSSLSALILVITPVLNYVQGQILEPRYPCINLSLMNKYVENKYIDHYRVRPVKIHGSKCEIIDLKGSYYLSPINMSDGFTVLKPGTREINVGDNIRVCFYEPIHKIYNISAI; encoded by the coding sequence ATGAGCAAGGAGTACTTGTTCGCATTGAAGAAGATTTATCATCACATGGATCTGGATAAGTTTTATCAATTGGTTAGAGAACATGTTAAACAAACTAGGATAATAGAGCTAGATGTAAGGGAATCGCTAAACCATGTTCTCGCAGAAAATATTTATTCACCGTATGATAGGCCATTATTTGATCTAAGCCATGCAGACGGGTTTGCTGTAAAATATGATGATATAAGAAATGCTAGTGAAGACAATCCTGTTAAGCTGAGAATAGTTAGAAATATCAATTCTAGGAAAGCCAATGATTACACATTGAAAAATGGTGAAGCTATTTTTGTAGAGACCGGTTATCCCTTACCTATAGGTGCAGATACCGTTATCCCGATTGAGGATACTATTGTTGAGAATGAATATGTATATATTAGGAAACCTCTTCCCAGATTTTCACATGTTTTTCCACGGGGGAGCGATTATAGTAGGGGGGAACAAGTATTCAGTAAAGGTACGAGAATCACTCCATTTATTCTGAAAACACTATTAGATCTAGGAGTTGGTGAGATAAGAGTATATGATAAACCACGTGTAGCATTATTTAGTGTTGGAGACGAACTTGTCGATGAACCATTTGACCCAATTAATTGGAGACTGCCTACCTCTACTCGTTTCCTAGAAAAATACGCTATTGAATACTATGGAGGATTAATTATTAGGGAAGATAAACTACCAGATGATCCAAAAAGTATTGTTGAAGCTGTCTCGAGTGTAGTTGGTGAAGCAGATATTATTGTAACAATAGGCGGGGTATCAATGGGTCCCAGAGACCATACTTGGATAAGCCTCTACGAAGCATTTAAACCACAACATTATTGGAGAGGATTAAAAATGCATCCAGCAAGGTCAACTAGTGGTTTATTCATAGATGGCAAATCAATAATTAATCAACCAGGTCTACACCAATCAAGCTTATCAGCTTTAATACTCGTAATAACACCTGTTCTAAACTATGTTCAGGGACAAATATTAGAGCCTAGATATCCTTGTATCAATTTATCATTAATGAATAAATACGTAGAAAACAAGTATATTGACCACTACAGGGTAAGGCCTGTTAAGATACATGGTTCAAAATGCGAAATAATTGATTTGAAAGGATCATATTATCTATCACCAATAAATATGAGTGATGGCTTCACAGTATTGAAGCCGGGAACTAGAGAGATTAATGTTGGAGATAATATTCGAGTCTGCTTCTACGAGCCAATACATAAAATATATAATATATCAGCTATATGA
- a CDS encoding MFS transporter, whose protein sequence is MFGVIVDGRSFYTAVLSVVVVMIVSGIVSPHISIKVLEANGLLWVSLLTLGFMSARAFSSILHAELYELLSARVTGSIGLGFILLSYILYSISPPILYPAIKLLEGFSAGLFWPLMQTLLVVGVDKNWRSRWLSIYFLVGNISGYAGYQIGSLIIQFWGSDKILYTGIIIGLIYLLLYIIISPSTRYSVEKRGKISFKTILWETRRIPALIPLVFLVGGVNGLLKDYLFAYAKVLTGYSEAVLRNYWSIAGYIGLTLSILFSHMLEAQGHTKTVLVISITAILSVIILPITTNPVIVFTIITLCIIGTRTLRPILRGLASNKTSKPEIGIALINSLANISAGITPFLIALVSIII, encoded by the coding sequence GTGTTTGGGGTTATTGTTGATGGTCGTAGTTTTTATACTGCGGTGCTTAGTGTGGTTGTTGTGATGATTGTTTCGGGTATTGTTTCTCCTCATATTAGTATTAAGGTTTTGGAGGCTAATGGTTTATTGTGGGTTTCTCTTTTAACGCTTGGTTTTATGTCTGCTAGAGCTTTTTCATCGATACTTCACGCTGAACTATATGAGTTATTATCTGCTAGGGTTACGGGTTCCATTGGTTTAGGGTTTATTTTATTATCATATATATTATATAGTATTTCTCCACCCATACTATACCCTGCGATTAAGCTTCTCGAGGGTTTTTCTGCGGGTCTTTTCTGGCCTTTGATGCAGACGCTTCTTGTTGTTGGTGTGGATAAGAATTGGCGTAGTAGGTGGTTGAGCATATATTTTCTAGTGGGAAATATTTCTGGATATGCTGGATACCAGATTGGATCATTGATTATACAGTTTTGGGGTTCTGATAAAATTCTCTATACAGGGATAATTATTGGTTTAATCTACCTATTACTATACATTATTATTTCTCCCTCAACCAGATACTCTGTTGAGAAGCGTGGAAAAATTAGTTTCAAGACTATATTATGGGAGACTAGAAGAATACCAGCATTAATACCCTTGGTTTTCCTAGTTGGGGGAGTTAATGGTTTGTTGAAGGATTACTTATTCGCATATGCTAAAGTGTTGACAGGATATAGTGAAGCAGTCCTCAGAAATTATTGGAGCATTGCAGGATATATAGGATTAACACTCAGCATACTATTTTCACACATGCTTGAAGCACAGGGGCATACAAAAACAGTACTTGTTATATCAATTACAGCTATTCTCTCAGTAATAATTCTACCTATAACAACCAACCCTGTAATAGTATTCACAATAATAACACTATGCATTATAGGAACAAGAACTCTTAGACCCATACTTAGAGGATTAGCAAGTAATAAAACATCTAAACCAGAAATAGGAATAGCGTTAATTAATAGTTTAGCAAATATTTCAGCAGGAATAACACCGTTCTTAATAGCATTAGTCTCGATCATCATATAA
- the fba gene encoding class I fructose-bisphosphate aldolase, which produces MSYSPTYNEVGKRIRLSRILRNDRAVVFAFDHGVEHGPSDFPPEHVNPRVILEKVVDAGVDAIMMLPGIARITWDIWGNKTALIVKVTSKTNLRPKDERLLQSPFGYVEDAVALGADAVAATVYWGSQYEDLMLQRWFTIRESAETYGLPCLQLAYPRGPAIANRYDVEIVRYGARAAAESGADLIKTYYTGNLETFREVVRAASGIPVLMSGGPRREKEIDFLRDVWNVIQAGGKGVVVGRNIFQHKNPKAMIKAVKAVVHEDKTPEEAVKLLEQ; this is translated from the coding sequence ATGAGTTATTCTCCAACTTACAACGAGGTAGGGAAGAGGATTAGGCTTAGCAGAATCCTTAGAAATGATAGAGCAGTTGTATTCGCATTTGACCACGGAGTAGAGCATGGTCCAAGCGATTTTCCGCCTGAACACGTTAACCCACGAGTTATACTTGAAAAAGTCGTGGATGCAGGGGTTGACGCGATCATGATGTTGCCTGGTATTGCTCGTATAACATGGGATATTTGGGGAAACAAGACTGCATTGATAGTAAAGGTTACGAGTAAAACTAATCTTAGACCCAAAGATGAAAGACTCCTCCAATCACCCTTCGGCTATGTAGAAGATGCTGTAGCGTTGGGAGCAGATGCTGTAGCAGCAACTGTTTATTGGGGTAGCCAATACGAAGACCTCATGCTTCAGAGATGGTTTACTATAAGAGAGTCTGCTGAAACATATGGTTTACCATGTTTACAACTAGCATATCCCCGCGGACCAGCTATAGCGAATAGATACGATGTAGAAATAGTACGTTATGGTGCGAGAGCAGCTGCAGAATCAGGTGCTGATCTAATAAAAACATATTATACTGGCAATCTAGAAACATTTCGAGAAGTAGTAAGAGCAGCAAGCGGTATACCAGTTCTTATGAGTGGTGGTCCACGTAGGGAGAAGGAAATTGATTTTCTAAGGGATGTATGGAACGTTATACAAGCTGGTGGTAAAGGAGTAGTTGTTGGGAGAAATATTTTCCAACACAAAAACCCGAAAGCAATGATTAAAGCTGTAAAAGCAGTTGTTCATGAAGATAAGACGCCTGAGGAAGCTGTTAAACTTCTTGAACAATAA
- a CDS encoding magnesium transporter CorA family protein, which yields MTNTLKELCIDKNGEITSKCKDSIWVHKFTLPQECQKYFVFEARTPIKLVFPIAYNNGLRRLCLIIDGESIRSYSSKYLKELVEEIASILPKLGELNVYSILYAMYRTIMSYYHEELSRSDQEIEKIIDNVMKGKPVYDPIIRIYNKLSKLHRGVHGLIYSLQKLSRIYSELKELTDEAIMLENMYSTSIDRVTQAFNMYYTLIGEKTNKVVTKLTVISAIFLPLTLITGIYGMNFKYMPELYHPLGYYTTLAVMGIIAVGELLYFKIKKWI from the coding sequence TTGACTAATACGCTTAAAGAACTATGTATTGATAAGAATGGAGAAATAACTAGTAAGTGTAAGGATTCTATATGGGTTCACAAATTTACTCTTCCGCAAGAGTGTCAAAAATACTTCGTCTTCGAAGCCCGAACCCCTATTAAACTAGTTTTTCCCATCGCTTATAATAATGGTCTTCGAAGATTATGTTTAATAATAGATGGAGAAAGTATTCGAAGCTATTCTAGCAAGTACTTGAAGGAGCTAGTAGAGGAAATAGCAAGTATATTGCCGAAGCTTGGAGAGCTAAATGTTTACTCGATCCTATATGCAATGTATAGAACTATTATGAGCTACTACCACGAAGAATTATCTAGAAGCGATCAAGAGATAGAAAAAATTATTGATAACGTTATGAAGGGGAAGCCCGTCTATGATCCAATTATAAGGATCTATAACAAGTTATCTAAGCTTCACCGAGGAGTTCACGGATTAATTTATTCCCTACAAAAACTCAGCAGAATATATAGTGAGCTAAAAGAATTAACGGATGAAGCCATAATGCTTGAAAACATGTATAGTACTTCAATAGATCGTGTTACACAAGCATTTAACATGTACTATACGCTTATAGGTGAAAAAACCAATAAGGTTGTGACAAAGTTAACAGTTATATCAGCAATATTTCTGCCATTAACACTTATAACGGGAATTTATGGTATGAACTTCAAATATATGCCGGAACTATATCATCCACTAGGATACTATACAACTCTTGCAGTCATGGGAATTATAGCTGTTGGAGAACTATTATATTTTAAGATCAAGAAATGGATCTAA